One window of Mesorhizobium sp. PAMC28654 genomic DNA carries:
- a CDS encoding asparaginase, which translates to MTNPVLVEVLRGAIIESAHRGAIAVFDADGKPVWEIGDTARPVFPRSAVKAIQALPLVESGAADAFGFGNRELALACASHSGEPAHVELARSMLAKAGLDETALECGAHWPSSHDATLALARAGGSPNALHNNCSGKHSGFLCTCVHVGVAHKGYVKAGHAEQEMVRDAMQAVTGAAHGADERATDGCSIPTYAVPLRSFALGFARMVTTTGFGPERAKAAKRLLSACMAEPFFVAGTGRADVALMQAAPGRIFVKGGAEGVYCAALPELGLGIALKCDDGAGRAAESMVAAVIAKLLHADEILAARLLELANAPIESRIGAKVGALMPTAALS; encoded by the coding sequence ATGACAAATCCGGTTCTGGTTGAAGTTCTGCGCGGCGCGATCATCGAGAGCGCGCATCGCGGCGCCATCGCGGTCTTCGATGCCGATGGCAAACCCGTTTGGGAAATCGGTGATACCGCACGACCGGTCTTTCCGCGCTCGGCCGTCAAGGCGATCCAGGCGCTGCCACTGGTCGAAAGTGGCGCGGCCGATGCCTTTGGTTTCGGCAACCGCGAACTGGCGCTTGCCTGCGCTTCACATTCAGGCGAGCCGGCTCATGTCGAATTGGCGCGGTCGATGCTGGCCAAGGCCGGACTGGACGAAACCGCGCTGGAATGCGGCGCGCATTGGCCGTCCAGCCATGACGCAACGCTCGCACTTGCTCGTGCTGGTGGCTCGCCGAACGCGCTGCACAACAACTGTTCTGGCAAACACTCAGGCTTTCTCTGCACCTGCGTCCATGTCGGCGTTGCGCACAAAGGCTATGTCAAAGCCGGCCACGCCGAGCAGGAGATGGTGCGGGACGCCATGCAAGCGGTGACCGGCGCTGCCCATGGGGCCGATGAACGCGCGACCGATGGCTGCTCGATCCCGACCTACGCGGTGCCGCTCAGGAGCTTCGCGCTCGGCTTTGCCCGCATGGTGACGACCACGGGTTTTGGCCCCGAGCGAGCCAAAGCCGCGAAGCGGCTGCTTTCGGCCTGCATGGCCGAACCGTTCTTCGTCGCCGGAACCGGCCGGGCGGACGTGGCGCTGATGCAGGCCGCGCCTGGGCGGATCTTTGTGAAGGGTGGGGCCGAAGGCGTCTATTGCGCGGCGCTTCCAGAACTTGGCCTCGGCATCGCGCTCAAATGCGATGACGGCGCCGGCCGAGCCGCCGAATCCATGGTTGCGGCTGTCATTGCCAAGCTGCTGCATGCGGACGAAATTCTGGCGGCAAGGTTACTCGAACTGGCGAACGCACCCATCGAAAGCCGCATCGGCGCCAAGGTCGGAGCGCTGATGCCTACCGCTGCCTTGAGCTGA